Proteins encoded within one genomic window of Bradyrhizobium sp. AZCC 1719:
- a CDS encoding Bug family tripartite tricarboxylate transporter substrate binding protein: MSIGRKWLCVAAAMLGLSAATDVSRAQTYPARAITLVIPFAPGGSTSIVGRAIADKMSEMLGEKVVVDNRPGAGGTVGTKAVAKSDPDGYTLLLGYTGTLAIGPSLYKNSGYDPRKDFAPIGMIGNAPNSLVVHPSFPPKSVAELIAHAKANPDKVNFGSAGAGTASHITGEYFARAAGIRLVHIPYKGTGPALTDLLGGHIPMAFAPIPASHANVSAGKLRALAVTSTTRSSLLPDVPTLMEAGLAGFDASLYYGLVAPAGTPRPIVDKLNKALRDALASDEVKKQLSNDGTEITPGAPEDYAAFIDKDEKKWSQLVKASGVEQE; encoded by the coding sequence ATGTCCATCGGGAGAAAGTGGCTTTGCGTCGCAGCCGCCATGCTCGGCTTGAGCGCAGCAACAGACGTTTCGCGCGCTCAAACCTATCCCGCCCGCGCCATCACGCTGGTCATTCCGTTCGCGCCCGGCGGCAGCACCTCGATCGTCGGCCGCGCCATTGCCGACAAAATGAGCGAGATGCTTGGCGAGAAGGTGGTGGTCGACAACCGTCCCGGCGCCGGCGGCACGGTCGGCACCAAGGCGGTCGCGAAAAGCGATCCCGATGGCTACACGCTGCTCCTGGGCTACACCGGCACGCTCGCGATAGGCCCCTCCCTCTACAAGAATTCCGGCTACGATCCGCGCAAGGATTTTGCACCGATCGGCATGATCGGCAACGCACCGAATTCGCTCGTGGTGCATCCATCATTCCCGCCAAAGAGTGTCGCCGAATTGATTGCCCATGCGAAGGCCAATCCCGACAAGGTCAATTTCGGCTCGGCCGGCGCCGGCACCGCCAGCCACATTACCGGCGAATATTTCGCCCGCGCCGCCGGCATCAGGCTGGTGCATATCCCCTACAAGGGCACCGGCCCGGCGTTGACCGATCTCCTCGGCGGCCACATCCCGATGGCGTTCGCGCCGATCCCGGCCTCGCACGCCAACGTCTCCGCCGGCAAATTGCGCGCACTTGCGGTCACCAGCACCACGCGATCGAGCCTGTTGCCCGATGTGCCGACGCTGATGGAGGCGGGGCTAGCCGGCTTCGACGCTTCGCTCTACTACGGCCTCGTCGCGCCCGCCGGCACGCCGCGACCGATCGTCGACAAGCTCAACAAGGCGCTGCGCGACGCGCTCGCCTCCGACGAGGTGAAGAAGCAGTTGAGCAATGACGGCACCGAAATTACCCCCGGTGCGCCGGAAGACTATGCGGCCTTCATCGACAAGGACGAGAAGAAGTGGTCGCAACTGGTGAAAGCCAGCGGCGTCGAGCAGGAGTGA
- a CDS encoding NUDIX hydrolase, which translates to MARPFDDTTRRNIAELCAAFARVPSERAEPELKRAAVAIALAEAESGPGTTFLLTRRAASLRAHAAQWALPGGRCDHGETPAQAALRELHEELGVGLGESDVLGLLDDYPTRSGYLITPVVVWVGTNGDIVPNPAEVASVHRVALDDIERADVFSFTRIPESTRRVIRFRHAGQHIHAPTAALIYQFAEVLAGRETRVAELEQPVFAWK; encoded by the coding sequence ATGGCCAGGCCATTTGACGATACCACGCGGCGGAATATTGCAGAGCTTTGCGCGGCATTTGCGCGGGTGCCCTCGGAGCGCGCAGAGCCTGAGCTGAAGCGCGCCGCGGTCGCCATCGCGCTGGCGGAAGCCGAGAGCGGCCCGGGCACCACATTTCTGTTGACCCGCCGCGCCGCAAGCCTGCGCGCCCACGCCGCCCAATGGGCGTTGCCGGGTGGGCGCTGCGACCACGGCGAGACGCCGGCACAGGCTGCGCTGCGCGAGCTCCACGAAGAACTCGGCGTCGGCCTCGGCGAAAGCGATGTGCTGGGCCTGCTCGACGACTACCCGACGCGCTCAGGCTATCTGATCACGCCGGTGGTGGTCTGGGTCGGTACAAACGGCGATATCGTCCCCAATCCGGCGGAGGTCGCCTCGGTACATCGCGTCGCGCTCGACGACATCGAGCGAGCCGACGTCTTCAGCTTCACCAGGATTCCCGAAAGCACGCGGCGCGTGATCCGCTTTCGCCATGCCGGCCAGCACATCCACGCGCCAACGGCGGCGCTGATCTATCAGTTTGCCGAAGTCCTGGCGGGTCGCGAGACCCGTGTGGCCGAACTGGAGCAGCCGGTGTTCGCCTGGAAATAG
- a CDS encoding PaaI family thioesterase: MTAKAADKLKSDGWKIVETSGFLHLIGPLWQRVVDGAHEYALATEDKHHNRRGLVQGGVIMTFADRTCGMTARFVSGKPTLATVQLDTHFVEAGKIGEVLVSKPHVVRSTRSLIFITTEVTVDKRCIAMASGVFKILKSEV; this comes from the coding sequence ATGACAGCCAAGGCCGCGGACAAGCTCAAATCCGACGGCTGGAAGATCGTCGAAACCTCCGGCTTCCTGCACTTGATCGGCCCACTGTGGCAGCGCGTCGTCGACGGCGCGCACGAATACGCGCTCGCCACCGAGGACAAGCACCACAACCGCCGCGGCCTGGTGCAGGGCGGCGTCATCATGACCTTCGCCGACCGCACCTGCGGCATGACCGCCCGCTTCGTCTCGGGCAAGCCGACGCTGGCGACCGTGCAGCTCGATACGCACTTTGTCGAAGCCGGCAAGATCGGAGAGGTTTTGGTGTCGAAGCCGCATGTGGTGCGCTCCACCCGCAGCCTTATTTTCATCACGACGGAAGTGACGGTCGACAAACGCTGTATCGCGATGGCGAGCGGTGTGTTCAAGATATTGAAGAGCGAGGTTTGA
- a CDS encoding aldo/keto reductase produces MQYRQLGRSGLKISPICLGTMMFGGPTDEVTSSRIIAKAREAGVNFIDTADAYNGGQSEQVVGRAISNNRTNWILATKLANQIGDDPNCGGLSRRWVMQAAEESLQRLGTDFIDIYYLHKEDHATPLEETVRAMGDLMRQGKIRYFGVSNYRAWRVAEICNICDNNGIDRPIVSQPYYNAMNRMPEVEHFPACGYYGLGIVPYSPLARGVLTGKYRPDAAPGQDTRAGRADKRMMQTEWRAESLQLAQEIKRHAEARGITAGQFAVSWVLNSSFVSGVIAGPRTEQQWDDYIQALDYRFTAEDEALVDRLVVSGHPSTPGFNDPAYPIEGRRARTDGQAR; encoded by the coding sequence ATGCAATACCGCCAACTCGGCCGCAGCGGCCTGAAGATTTCACCGATCTGCCTGGGCACCATGATGTTCGGCGGTCCGACCGATGAAGTCACGTCGTCGCGCATCATCGCGAAAGCGCGCGAGGCCGGCGTCAACTTCATCGACACCGCGGATGCCTATAATGGCGGCCAGTCCGAGCAGGTGGTCGGCCGTGCCATTTCAAACAATCGCACGAACTGGATTCTGGCGACCAAACTCGCCAACCAGATCGGCGACGATCCCAATTGCGGCGGGCTGTCGCGGCGCTGGGTGATGCAGGCGGCGGAAGAGAGCCTGCAACGCCTCGGCACCGATTTCATCGACATCTATTATTTGCACAAGGAGGACCACGCGACGCCGCTGGAGGAGACGGTGCGCGCGATGGGCGATTTGATGCGCCAGGGCAAGATCCGCTATTTTGGCGTCTCCAACTACCGCGCCTGGCGCGTCGCCGAGATCTGCAACATCTGCGACAACAACGGCATCGATCGCCCGATCGTCAGCCAGCCCTATTACAACGCCATGAACCGGATGCCGGAGGTCGAGCACTTTCCGGCTTGCGGCTATTACGGCCTCGGCATCGTGCCCTATAGCCCCTTGGCGCGCGGGGTGCTGACCGGCAAGTACAGGCCGGATGCGGCGCCGGGCCAGGACACGCGTGCGGGCCGCGCCGACAAACGCATGATGCAGACCGAATGGCGGGCGGAATCGCTGCAGCTCGCCCAGGAGATCAAGCGGCACGCCGAAGCGCGCGGCATCACCGCCGGGCAATTCGCGGTTTCATGGGTGCTGAATTCGTCATTCGTGAGCGGGGTGATCGCGGGCCCCCGGACCGAACAGCAATGGGATGATTATATCCAAGCGCTGGACTATCGCTTCACGGCGGAGGACGAGGCGCTGGTCGACCGGCTGGTGGTGAGCGGCCATCCCTCGACGCCGGGGTTCAATGACCCGGCCTACCCGATCGAGGGCCGGCGGGCGCGGACGGACGGCCAAGCTCGATGA
- a CDS encoding PilZ domain-containing protein: MDEHRIAPRRRLLKAGKISFGGGAVIDCTVRNLSETGAALEVSSPVGIPERFTLVIEADNIQVPCRVVWRKETRIGVHFET; encoded by the coding sequence GTGGACGAGCACAGGATAGCACCACGGCGTCGGCTCTTGAAAGCGGGCAAGATTTCGTTTGGCGGCGGCGCCGTCATTGATTGCACGGTGCGCAATCTTTCCGAAACCGGCGCTGCGCTCGAGGTAAGCTCTCCCGTCGGCATTCCCGAACGCTTCACGCTGGTGATCGAAGCCGACAACATCCAAGTGCCGTGCCGCGTCGTCTGGCGAAAAGAGACGCGGATCGGGGTTCATTTCGAAACCTGA